The Neisseria subflava genomic interval GCGGCACGGTCGAGTGCAAAGAGACGCAATAATGGGTCTTCAAACGACAGATAGAAACGGCTGGAGCCGGGGTCGCCCTGACGGCCCGCGCGACCGCGCAACTGGTTGTCGATACGGCGGCTTTCGTGGCGTTCTGTACCGATAATGTGCAAACCGCCTGCGGCCACAACTTGGTCATGTTCGGCTTGCCAACCGCTTTCAAGGGCGGAAATTTGCGCTTGTTTTTGCTGTTCGCTCAAGGTTTCATCGGCATGGATGGCTTCGATTTGATGTTTGAGGTTGCCGCCCAAGACAATATCGGTACCGCGGCCTGCCATGTTGGTGGCAACGGTAATTGCGCCGACTTTACCGGCTTGAGCGACAATTAATGCCTCGCGCTCGTGTTCTTTGGCGTTCAGAACGTTATGCGGCAGACCTGCTTCGTGTAACAAGCGGGAAACCAGTTCGGAGTTTTCGATGCTGGTTGTACCGACCAAAACCGGTTGGCCGTTTTTGTGGCATTCGGCGATGTCTTTGACGACGGCTTCGAATTTTTCTTCGGCTGAGCGGAAGATTTGGTCGTTGAAGTCTTTACGTTGTACAGGACGGTTGGTCGGGATGATGACGGTTTCGAGGTTGTAAATGCTTTGGAACTCGAAGGCTTCGGTGTCGGCCGTACCGGTCATGCCGGACAGTTTGTTGTACAGGCGGAAGTAGTTTTGGAAGGTAATAGACGCGAGCGTTTGGTTTTCGCGTTTGATTTCTACGCCTTCTTTGGCTTCAACGGCTTGGTGCAAGCCTTCGGACCAGCGGCGGCCGGCCATCAGACGGCCTGTAAATTCGTCCACAATCACGATTTCGCCGTCTTGGATAACGTAGTGTTGGTCTTTGTGGAACAGGGTGTGCGCGCGCAATGCAGCCATGAGGTGGTGCATCAGGGAAATATTGGCGGCAGAGTAGAGCGAATCGTTTTCCTGCAATAAGCCCATTTGGGTCAGGATTTGCTCGGCGTGTTCGTGACCGGCTTCGCTCAGGATAACTTGGTGTGCTTTTTCATCTACCCAGTAATCGCCTTCGCCTTCTTCGGTTTCTTGGCGGATAAGGTGGGCAGGAACGGCGTTCATCACGCGGTAGAGCTGGATGTTGTCATCCGCTTGGCCGGAAATAATCAGCGGTGTACGCGCTTCGTCAATCAAAATGGAGTCCACTTCGTCGACTACGGCAAAGTTCAATTCGCGCTGAACTTTGTCGTATTGGTCGGTAACCATATTGTCGCGCAGGTAGTCGAAACCGAATTCGTTGTTTGTACCGTAAGTAATGTCGGCACCGTAAGCAGTTTGGCGTTCGAAAGGTTGCAAATCGGCGACGATCACGCCGACGCTCAAGCCTAAGAAATTGTACAACGGCTCCATAATGCTTGCGTCACGGGAGGCGAGGTAGTCGTTGACGGTAACGACGTGTACGCCTTTTCCTGACAATGCATTCAGGTAAACGGCAAGGGTGGCCACCAGAGTTTTACCTTCACCGGTACGCATTTCGGCGATTTTGCCGTTGTGCAGGACCATACCGCCGATCAGCTGTACATCAAAGTGGCGCATGCCCAATACACGGCTCGATGCTTCGCGGCAGACAGCAAAGGCTTCGACCAAAATGTCGTCCAAGCTTTGTCCGTCGGCGAGACGTTGTTTGAATTCGGCTGTTTTAGCTTGCAGTTCTGTATCGCTCAAGGCCTGCATTTGTTTCTCAAGCGCGTTGATTTTGGCAACGGATTTACGATATTGTTTCAGCAGGCGGTCGTTGCGGCTGCCGAAGATTTTCTTAGCAATGTTTGTCAGCATGAATAATTCCTGCGCCTTGATATAATAGTGGGCGAAATTGGGATTTTAACACAAGCGCTTGTATAACGCGGTAATGCTGTTTGAAATAAAGGCGGTTTTGCTGTATTTCAATTGTAATTGTTTGGTTAATTTACTGAGAGGCCGTCTGAAACATATGGATTTAGCACAATTAGGCAAGCGCGATCATTTATTGGCAGGCTTGTTGCAACAATCGCAACAATGGCGGAAATTGGATGCAAAAATCAAAACGGTTTTGCCGGCCAACCTGCATCCGCATTTTCAGACAGCCTGCGTAGAAGACGGAAGATTGGTCTTGCTTGCCGCCAATAATATAGCTGCTTCGCGTTTGAAAATGATCCTGCCTGCCATGTTGCCCAAATTGCAAACATTGCATGCAGGCGTCAGGGAAGTGGTGGTCAGGGTAGTTCCCAAGCCTCCGACTCAACCGAAAACCAATAGTTTGAGATTGAGCGAGGCAGCTTTAGACAGCTTCGATGAGGCGGCAGCTAAATTGGAAGGCAAGCATCCCGAATTGGCGGCGGCATTGGCAGAATTGGTATGCAAGCATAGCCGTTAAAATTATGTTAGATGAGATTACAGTTAATAAATGTTAAAACTTATATCGTTCGGCTGATAGCATCTAATACTAAAGAAATACGACCTAGAAAGTATCTGTTTTCTTTTAGGTAAACTGATGTAAACTTGGCTTTAAACTTTGATTTCGTGTGAAGTTTGTAGCAAAATAACGCCTGAATTTCACATCACGCTATGCGGATAAATTTTAGTTTGGCGTTTGCCTTTTATTAATATATTCGTGTGGTGCTATTAATAGAACTTAACAAAACTCTCATCATTAGGAGATACATCAATGAAAGCTTATCTGGCTCTGATTTCCGCTGCCGTTATCGGCTTGGCTGCATGCTCTCAAGAAGCTGCAAAACCTGCTGAAGCCCCTGCTGCTTCTGCCGCTTCCGAAGCTGTCCCTGCAGAAACTACTGCACCTGCTGATGCGGCTCCTGCTTCTGAAGCCGCTCCGGCCGACGCTGCCGCTGCTCCTGCAGCCGGCAACTGCGCGACTACTGTTGAAGCCAACGACGCTATGCAGTTCAACACTAAAGAAATCCAAGTAAGCAAAGCTTGTAAAGAATTCACCATCACCCTGAAACACACCGGTACCCAACCTAAAACCAGCATGGGTCACAACATTGTCATCGGTAAAGCTGAAGACATGGACGGTATTTTCAAAGATGGCGTTGGCGCAGCTGACACTGACTACGTTAAACCTGATGATGCACGCGTTGTTGCCCACACCAAACTGATCGGTGGCGGCGAAGAATCTTCTTTGACTCTGGATCCAGCCAAACTGGCTGACGGCGAATACAAATTCGCTTGCACCTTCCCAGGTCACGGCGCTTTGATGAACGGTAAAGTTACTTTGGTTGACTAATCCGCCTAAAGCTCGAAAACAGACAGCCTGCCTTGCGCAGGCTGTTTTGTTATAATCTGGAAACATTAATTTAAGAATAAATCCTATGAATCCGTTTGAAACCAAAAGCGTTACTTTTGCCGAACCCATTGAAATGCTGTACGCCTGTCATGGCAAAGTGCGCCGTTTCTGCAGCCAGGTTGCCATGTTGTCGGACTATATTGCCGAAAACGGCTGCAATCAGGTTGTTTTGCAAACCATCCGCCAAATTGCCCAGTATTTCAACGTTGCCGCGCCGTTGCACCATGAAGATGAAGAAGAAAACTTCTTTCCGCTTTTGTTGCAATATGCGCCGCAAGCTCAAGAAAGCGTTGACGAGCTGTTGCGCCAACATGTCAGTCTGCATAGCAACTGGGACGGCGTAGCGGCTGAATTTGCCAAGCTTGAAGCGGACAATGCCTATATCCCTGATGCCGAAGCATTCAAACGTTTTGTCGCAGGATATGATGTTCATCTAGCAATTGAAGAGCCACTGTTTGATATGGGCAAAACCTTTATCCCCAAAGAAAAATTGACCGAAATCGGCGAAATTATGGCCGCACGCCGCCGCAAATAAGGCCGTCTGAAACAATTGTCTCAAGGAATACACTATGCTGACCCCAAAAAGTTGCGATTTGTTCAATATCCCTTTTTTCCAGTTTTCCCAGCTTAAAAAATACCAGCCTGAAAGCATTCCGCAAATCAAGGCAGACTATAAAGAAAACTGGCAGGTATGGCAGCAGCTGATCCAGCAGGTTGCCACCGAATTGGGTGCGCCGTTTGCGCCGCCGCATATTGAACGCTGGTGTAACGGCTGGCAGGTGCGCGCTCATTTCTTTGCCTATTTCAAATACGAACAATATAAAAATTCCGCAGCGATTTTATCGATTTTGCTGAATCGCCGCCGTTTGAGTGTCAGCTTGGACTGGCATTGCTATAAAGCCGATGTTTCCCCCATTGCGCTGCCTGATTACAACCGCTGGCTGGATAATTTTGATACTGAAAAATACGCTTCCTTCGATATGTGGCATGGTGCGGAAAGCGAATATGACGATTATCGTATCGTCGCCCAACAAAGCGACGGCGATAGAAAGCTTCGAGACGACAAAGATTTCTTCTGTATCGGGAAACACATCGAACGCGATGATTTGGGCAAGCAGGATGTCGCGAAATGGATAGTGGAAACAGTGGAAGAATTACTGCCGCTGTATGAAGCTTGCCATGGAAAATAACTCAGAATACTGAAAGGTAGACTGCCTATTCAGTATCTTCAAATAAATCAAGGCCGTCTGAAAATTATCTTCAGAACGTTTCAGACGGCCTGTTTCTCAAAGTGAACAAATATGACCGAAACGCAATCCTTAGAGCTTGCCAAAGAGCTGATTTCCCGCCCGTCCGTTACGCCGGATGACCAAAACTGCCAACAACTACTGGCCGAACGCCTGCAAAAAATCGGTTTTGCCGTAGAAGAGCTTCATTTTGGCGACACCAAAAATGTTTGGTTGCGACGCGGTACTCAGGCTCCGGTGTTCTGCTTTGCCGGACATACCGACGTCGTGCCGACAGGCCCTGTTGAAAAATGGGATTCGCCACCGTTTGAACCGACCGAGCGTGAAGGCCGTCTGTATGGCCGCGGCGCGGCGGATATGAAAACCAGCATTGCCTGTTTTGTTACCGCCTGCGAGCGATTCGTTGCCGAAAATCCCAATCATCAAGGCAGCATCGCGCTCCTGATTACTTCGGACGAAGAGGGTGATGCGCTGGACGGTACGACCAAAGTCGTCGATGTGTTGAAAGCGCACGGCGAGTTGATTGATTACTGTATCGTCGGTGAACCGACTGCCGTGGATAAATTGGGCGATATGTTGAAAAACGGCCGCCGCGGCTCACTGTCGGGCAACCTGAACGTCAAAGGCAAGCAAGGCCATATTGCCTATCCGCATTTGGCAATCAATCCCATGCATACTTTTGCCCCGGCCTTGTTAGAGCTGACAC includes:
- the secA gene encoding preprotein translocase subunit SecA, which codes for MLTNIAKKIFGSRNDRLLKQYRKSVAKINALEKQMQALSDTELQAKTAEFKQRLADGQSLDDILVEAFAVCREASSRVLGMRHFDVQLIGGMVLHNGKIAEMRTGEGKTLVATLAVYLNALSGKGVHVVTVNDYLASRDASIMEPLYNFLGLSVGVIVADLQPFERQTAYGADITYGTNNEFGFDYLRDNMVTDQYDKVQRELNFAVVDEVDSILIDEARTPLIISGQADDNIQLYRVMNAVPAHLIRQETEEGEGDYWVDEKAHQVILSEAGHEHAEQILTQMGLLQENDSLYSAANISLMHHLMAALRAHTLFHKDQHYVIQDGEIVIVDEFTGRLMAGRRWSEGLHQAVEAKEGVEIKRENQTLASITFQNYFRLYNKLSGMTGTADTEAFEFQSIYNLETVIIPTNRPVQRKDFNDQIFRSAEEKFEAVVKDIAECHKNGQPVLVGTTSIENSELVSRLLHEAGLPHNVLNAKEHEREALIVAQAGKVGAITVATNMAGRGTDIVLGGNLKHQIEAIHADETLSEQQKQAQISALESGWQAEHDQVVAAGGLHIIGTERHESRRIDNQLRGRAGRQGDPGSSRFYLSFEDPLLRLFALDRAAAILNRLAPERGVAIEHGLLTRQIEGAQRKVEGRNFDMRKQVLEYDDVANDQRKVIYHQRNEILTSKDVSDLTREIRADVISDLVDYHIPPDSMEEQWDIPALEHQLAADFRLHVDIKGWLKEDSTLDNQDIKERLIKRIEDEYAEKVELVGKQAMSDFERNVMLQVIDNQWREHLAAMDYLRQGIHLRSYAQKNPKQEYKREAFAMFENLWRGIKQNIAALLTAVQIERNSEYDHTAAQSVSDVQTVHSDAPDMEELLGQSQTDLVTEAFDPDGTDFSPEALAQNGLIVHRNDPCPCGSGLKYKQCHGKLN
- a CDS encoding DciA family protein translates to MDLAQLGKRDHLLAGLLQQSQQWRKLDAKIKTVLPANLHPHFQTACVEDGRLVLLAANNIAASRLKMILPAMLPKLQTLHAGVREVVVRVVPKPPTQPKTNSLRLSEAALDSFDEAAAKLEGKHPELAAALAELVCKHSR
- the azu gene encoding azurin; this translates as MKAYLALISAAVIGLAACSQEAAKPAEAPAASAASEAVPAETTAPADAAPASEAAPADAAAAPAAGNCATTVEANDAMQFNTKEIQVSKACKEFTITLKHTGTQPKTSMGHNIVIGKAEDMDGIFKDGVGAADTDYVKPDDARVVAHTKLIGGGEESSLTLDPAKLADGEYKFACTFPGHGALMNGKVTLVD
- a CDS encoding hemerythrin domain-containing protein, whose translation is MNPFETKSVTFAEPIEMLYACHGKVRRFCSQVAMLSDYIAENGCNQVVLQTIRQIAQYFNVAAPLHHEDEEENFFPLLLQYAPQAQESVDELLRQHVSLHSNWDGVAAEFAKLEADNAYIPDAEAFKRFVAGYDVHLAIEEPLFDMGKTFIPKEKLTEIGEIMAARRRK
- a CDS encoding glucose-6-phosphate 1-dehydrogenase family protein — its product is MLTPKSCDLFNIPFFQFSQLKKYQPESIPQIKADYKENWQVWQQLIQQVATELGAPFAPPHIERWCNGWQVRAHFFAYFKYEQYKNSAAILSILLNRRRLSVSLDWHCYKADVSPIALPDYNRWLDNFDTEKYASFDMWHGAESEYDDYRIVAQQSDGDRKLRDDKDFFCIGKHIERDDLGKQDVAKWIVETVEELLPLYEACHGK
- the dapE gene encoding succinyl-diaminopimelate desuccinylase; this translates as MTETQSLELAKELISRPSVTPDDQNCQQLLAERLQKIGFAVEELHFGDTKNVWLRRGTQAPVFCFAGHTDVVPTGPVEKWDSPPFEPTEREGRLYGRGAADMKTSIACFVTACERFVAENPNHQGSIALLITSDEEGDALDGTTKVVDVLKAHGELIDYCIVGEPTAVDKLGDMLKNGRRGSLSGNLNVKGKQGHIAYPHLAINPMHTFAPALLELTQEVWDEGNEYFPPTSFQISNINGGTGATNVIPGELNVKFNFRFSTESTEEGLKQRVHSILDKHGVQYDLQWSCSGQPFLTQAGKLTDVAREAIAEICGVEAELSTTGGTSDGRFIKAIAKELIELGPSNATIHQINENVRLEDIPKLSAVYEGMLKRLLK